Sequence from the Mugil cephalus isolate CIBA_MC_2020 chromosome 20, CIBA_Mcephalus_1.1, whole genome shotgun sequence genome:
GGCTTAATTAACCCCGACAGCCGTTAACATTTAATCCAAGCTTTCAGTTTTTTCAGagaagtgtatttttaaaatctgccaGCGCGGCGTCACTCAACTATTTCCATCCGTCTCCACAGGTTCATTAAGAAGCAGGGCCTCGACCGGCTCTTCCACGAGTGCGACAACCACATGTGGCGCCTGGGCGAGCGCAGCATCCCCGACGGCCTGGAGGTCTCCGGCGGCTCCGACTGGTTCGCGCTCACCCGCCGCTTCGTGGAGTACGTCATCGGCTCCCAGGACGCGCTGGTGTCGGGGCTGAAGCAGTTCTACACCTACGCTCTGCTCCCCGCCGAGGTAAAGCAGCTCGGAGCTAATACTTTAAGCTTCATGGCTCagcgtgcagcagcagcagcaagatgAGAGGAGGCTTCGGGATAGTTTATCAGGCTTGTGTGGTTTAgtctcggaggaggaggaggctctgagTGTAGCCTCCTTCATGGCTAACGCCgctgtgacgttagctggaggcaacaACAAGATTAATATGGAacgcatcatcagtttcagtctggattaCGTCATGGGTTAGAAGAAaccgtgactgaaattacgttaagttgaTCATTATTTGGGGCATTCTTGTTGCAGgttaatgctaactgctagcttaCTCCGTGTCCTCCTTTAGTCAAATTGTCCCATcagtctcggggagtgagtgtattagtatattctctaaaatatgcgttttcctcgtcgaTTCTGGCCAATACAGTCCTTTGAAACATGCTAACGGCCGTTTACAAGCTAGagcgtttgagatgttttgcctccagctaagccccgcccctgaaaaaacgtcacactgtttacacagTTTGTAGCCGTGACCCTTTTGTTGTAACTTGTTGTAACTTTTGCTGGGTAACTGCATCCCTTTTTCCGTCTGCAGTCCTTCTTCCACACGGTGCTCGGCAACAGCCACATGTGCGACACCCTGGTCGACAACAACCTGCGAGTCACCAACTGGAACCGGAAGCTCGGCTGCAAATGTCAGTACAAACACATCGTCGACTGGTGCGGCTGCTCCCCCAACGACTTCAAACCGCAGGACCTCATCCGGATCCAGGTGAGGAGGAGACGCCAACGGCGACTCGTTCTGAGccgatgtttttcttttctaacgCTGtcgttttcctcctcttcttcctcgttCACAGCAACTGACCCGTCCGACGTTCTTCGCCCGCAAGTTTGAGTCGTCGGTGAACCAGGAGGCCATCGACATCCTGGACACCCACCTGTACGGCCAGTACGCTCCGGGCACCGTGGCCGTCAAGGCGTACTGGGAGAGTCTGTTCGAGCAGTCGGACGGCGTCGGCGCCCTCAGCGACGTGGGCCTCACCGCGTACTCGTCCTTCTTCCGCCTGGGCCTCAAGAGTCTGGAGACCAGGCAGAACAACGTGGACACCTGCAGGTCggcctccatctttattgataatgagtagttaaaataaataccagttgagtgacaggcagcagaaccaacccataaaaaCGTtcgtcctctccatgggacattcgAGGACAAAAAAACCCAAGTGGAgccacataaagtatcatcacactctgcaggaaggagttttctttccagcttcaaatagCACATTAGCCAAGCCAAGCACGCGTTAGcccgcggctaacagctggagacaaaccaagacaaagacaagctgccaatgctgctgcctgcaaatatgtgtccactcctgcaaaCCACTGTTCAACTGGGAGAGACTGGaaataagaagcggtcagctctcctctcgttggacaatgtccaacaagttagtttgtctcagTAGCAACAGGGAGGACACaaaaaatcaacacattaaGTGCAGATATTCCCTTCTATGAAACgtgattaatcgcgattaaacattaatgatatttaattgcgattaatcgcgattaatccaCAGCGACtatgagattaatctgattaaagcTTTTTAATCGTTTAAACTTTCACACCGTCTGCAGGCTGGAACCAGTCGGCTTCCCCCTCTCGGTGCATTTGTACTTCTATGACGACCGTTTCCAGGGATACCTGGTCCGTCAGGAGGCCCAGGCCGTGGGGTCGAAGGTCAGGGAGACGGTGGAGATGTGGGCGGTGCCTCAGGCCACGCTCGTCCTGGAGAAGAACCTCAAAGAGTTCGAAAGGCTCAAGAACCTGGAGGTAGAATTTGTGAGATTCTCCCCCGTGATGTGTCGTTGTCTaagtttaattagtttaaatatatatcGATGATGACGTTTTTCTCCCGGACAGATCGGCACCGAGTGGGACCCTAAAGAGCGGATCTTCAGGAACTTCGGCGGCGTGATCGGCCCCATGGACGAACCTCTGGCCGTCCAGAAGTGGGCGCGAGGCCCGAACCTCACGGCCACCATCGTGTGGATCGACCCGGCTCTGGTGGTGGCGGCGTCCTACGACATCACGGTGGACGTGGACGCCGAGTACACGCAGTACAAACCGCCGCTGCAGCACCCGCTACGACCCGGCACCTGGACCGTGCGGGTGCTGAAGCAGTGGGAGCGCATGGCGGAAGTCCGCTTCCTCGTCACGCCTTTGACTTTCAACAACAAGGAGCCGCTACGTAAAGGTGAGacgttgttttttaatttgttaatgtgttgtttttttagatttcaCATCTGAAGACTTAACTCGTcctcttttgtctctgcagaGGAGGACAGCTGGCTCCACGGCGGACCTCCGGGGAACTTGTACCTGGAGCAGAGCTTCCAGCAGCTGAGCTCGGTGCTGAAGCTGCCCCCCCAGGAGCCGGCCCTGCAGCTGGCCCGGCGTAACGCCCGGCTGGTGGGGGAGGCCCTGGAGGCGTGGGTGGACGGCTCCGTGGGGACCTTCTGGGTCATCGGCGACCTGTGCGCCACCCAGACGTCCTCCTGCCCGGCGCTGGGAGGCTGCGCCGAGACGACCTGGAGCTCCCTGTCCCCGGATCCCAAATCCGAACTGGGCCCGGTCAAAAGCGACGGGCGCATCAGgtagccccccccctccaaaccGCCGCACCCTGAAGCTGGAGACTTCCTGGAGAAGCTGTGACAATAATAATCTTCCTGCTCCGACGAGTGGCAGCGTCTCGGAGACGACGTCAAAAACCCCACTCACAGGATGCGACAGCTGGAAAATTTGCACATACGAGACTGCAAAGCGGAGAGATTAGCGTCGTCGTCGTCGTGCGCTGATCTGAACTCCAGACGTGTCGCTGAGCTTCAGAAAACACGTCCGAAACTTTCGAAACGAATCGTTCTGCCGCCGGCTCCGTTCTGTCTTCATGTCGTGGCAGCGTGGAACCTTCCGGGtcgtgttgttattattgttgttgttgtgcttatTTTAAAGCATCGTTATGTTAAAACGCGCGGTGACGGGACGGATGAAGTGCACTTTACTGTAAGAGTATGACGTTACGCAGAGGTCACATGATTACAGGGGGGGAGGAGTCACATGACAAGCGTCACATGTCGGTTTACAGGAGGCAGAATCTGCGTCTGTGACTCGGGTTAGAAACAAAGAAGGTTTCATTCTGTTTACTGCATCACTTTTATGTTTTCGTCCGTCTGCTCCCTGGAcagtttctccttctcctgagTTGTTTTTCTGGTTAAAGGAAGTGCCTAGACAGCCAGGagacgaataaataaataaacgaacgAATCCGCGGGACGTATTTGACAAATTAGCCTCGGAGGAACAAAGACTCGCTTCGTCTCTGCTCGTCTGAACCGAAATGTTCCGTCTCATTTCGGTTCTCGCCAGCTCGAGgtgaagaaaaatgtgaatcCAACTTTAAAGGAACcgtttttttggaaaatacagttgttgttgttgttagcttagcatgtagCCTGGAGACAAGAAGCAAAAAggtcagttgtttgttttttttttttacagaaatgaaGTGAACGAAAATGTGAACTCGTCATTTTTTATGTCGGATTATTTTCACCATGCGAAAGAAATATGATCTGTTTAGTTAGTGGTAatgctaagataagctaacCAGATTGTCTCGTTAAAAAGCAGATGTGTTTCCCCAAACGTCGTCCTTTAAAATCCAGATTACGGTTCCTCCTGTGCAGGTTTTGTTCAGTTCGGCGTATGTTTTTAGCTGCCTTCatgtgggaaaagaaaaagaaaaaagacgagTACAGCTTCCAGAGATGTGCAATGAATGCCCCTCGTCtgggttttagtttttgtgaCACTAGCTGGCACCATATGAGTTCTCAAGTGACCTTGTTTACCTTGCACAGTACAGTTGCTTCAGTGAAGCCCCAGTTTGAATTGAGACGAGAGCAGAGTAATGTTATTTTTCTACCCGTGAGTGTGAGAGGAacgatgtgtgtgtatgtatgtgtgtgtgtgtgatagtgagtgtgtgtgttcatatctCTGCTGTCTAATTGTGTTACATCTGACAGTTCACCTGTTCAGTGTCAT
This genomic interval carries:
- the xylt2 gene encoding xylosyltransferase 2, which encodes MVASVRVQKLLRRYKLAIAAASTILLIQGLVVWSLRSLEEGEAERKTSWSKLPDNNNNNNQDPKKDGALWEKQSSLSGRNRGKWGARLERTGGTAAASALRRGNGRRGAKQGVKLKGPQGRGGMADVGLDGAVPHDLSSSRNLSDSRGGADGAARLLPPVPGEPGSVDGAHQAPSSSDFAPKCDIVGKDALSALHRAGSQQCRQEIANIVCQHQAGTLMPNALPQFCPQLGVSHPVQAAGELDNSLSNVENPVRVAFVLMVHGRAVRQLKRLIKAIYHRDHYYYIHVDKRSGYMHREVLHMAQQFPNVRATPWRMVTIWGGASLLKAYLRSMQDLLSMLDWKWDFFINLSATDFPTRTNDELVAFLSQHRDKNFLKSHGRENARFIKKQGLDRLFHECDNHMWRLGERSIPDGLEVSGGSDWFALTRRFVEYVIGSQDALVSGLKQFYTYALLPAESFFHTVLGNSHMCDTLVDNNLRVTNWNRKLGCKCQYKHIVDWCGCSPNDFKPQDLIRIQQLTRPTFFARKFESSVNQEAIDILDTHLYGQYAPGTVAVKAYWESLFEQSDGVGALSDVGLTAYSSFFRLGLKSLETRQNNVDTCRLEPVGFPLSVHLYFYDDRFQGYLVRQEAQAVGSKVRETVEMWAVPQATLVLEKNLKEFERLKNLEIGTEWDPKERIFRNFGGVIGPMDEPLAVQKWARGPNLTATIVWIDPALVVAASYDITVDVDAEYTQYKPPLQHPLRPGTWTVRVLKQWERMAEVRFLVTPLTFNNKEPLRKEEDSWLHGGPPGNLYLEQSFQQLSSVLKLPPQEPALQLARRNARLVGEALEAWVDGSVGTFWVIGDLCATQTSSCPALGGCAETTWSSLSPDPKSELGPVKSDGRIR